In one Haemophilus parainfluenzae genomic region, the following are encoded:
- a CDS encoding hemagglutinin repeat-containing protein produces the protein MNKRHYKVIFSRVLNQLVVVSELAKSQGKAQSENVSSEQEKTGLFSTALSLNPIHFSLMLALGFVFLSPSVHAEDMAIRADKSAPGNQQPTVLQTGNGLPQVNIQTPSAGGVSRNQYSQFDVAEKGAVLNNARKAAQTQMAGWVQGNPNLARGEAKVILNEVNSANPSRLKGYVEVAGKKADVVIANPSGIQCDGCGVINAGRTTLTTGKADVENGELKGYRVKGGKVTVGQKGMDNSQSDYTDIIAEKAEINGGVWSKKGIKVTTGKNNVDRTNDSVVYVGDKITDKTDHTSDTQGENQSYSVDVSQLGGMYAEKIHLVDNGQGLGVRNAGHIGASAGDVKIDSQGRIVNEGVISATHQADLNAEKVIENKGKVETKQGNVALRSQTRVEQHGSIVSHQGGSFVQAKDKVTQTGETVAKGDIQYQAKNIEVKSGALVAAGVTVQDTTQGEIRSLDTQHAQGANLTLSAEKTISSKAKHLASGEINVRAEMVDLSDSQLSGDRIALQSAQSALNLNKTTLYSEGKTTLSNPNLISTENAHLNADHFVVDSVQLNNHQGSWIQRGAEAFALNVQKGLDNTEGKIVAEGTLSVQTPLIQNNQGVIWSNQGVKLNTNAGHIESQSGYLFGKNSLDISTSTLNNQKGEMLGGQVLLAAQQVNNEEGKLIVGNRADLSVNQFNNQRGIVYNQGELSLKTENLHNQDGIISSVSRATLLANDLNNLKGVIQGESDLTIQTQNLNNTQGDISAKTAAISSAAINNAQGVISSQDLTLSGTNLNNKGGIVQSVNATLNLTKMDNQSEGDKGSLVSATNRLVLNVTNVNNKNTKAKQDTPTQGIQTTNLVINAEHIENQSGGIYAGKSANITVNQSLDNQQGEILSAGRVDIVNPDLTLVVNNALGKIESVIGTTLQAKTLADEGSIRTKGDLGIELNDSFTLNKAFGVGNNLTFKTKGDFVNNSNLVVGNSASVEGSTIQNNANAEISSINTRIQANKLDNFGLIDGDTTVIKANDVNNIGTARIYGSHLAIQANNLNNLENTDGTAATIAARERLDLGVSNLVNRNHSLIMSLGNIYIGGQLNDNNQATGYANSIDNGSATIEALGSGWIKTNRLLNHDLHLRLGHKYTKNHFVTYSPFDSSATYYSNEGEKGEGYLDHVNNSRHNSNQYFRFNDGRKAVAARNWLKQDYIRTTDTNTIEHQDPSKLLIGQSLHLEGGEYTNKHSRIVIGDTLYLADKAIKEPVSTVSQGLLKLSNIDVDGEIHRRDIGLKKDIKKEHRHHGSRGKKVWAVYGGDEQKIDRLLPVEPFKFGLELLKIGEPVESTGIIVGDKSDFQGISLAEKTPLNTDLNVHRVNLEAITSGVMKNKDNLDIKTHLPDISLPQASLYKINPEVSGQFLVETDPRFTQKSKWLSSDYMFKQLRNDPQNMLKRLGDGFYEQRLVNEQINQLTGRRFLENYSSDYDQYKALMDNGAYYAKKMNLVPGVALTSSQMKELTSDMVWMVKREVTLKDGSKKEVLVPQVYVVGRNTDIDSRGAVISANDVIMNIKGDVQNSGVISGRNLTGLAANNIENLGGRLQGRELYLVAKNMLNNLGGELNATDNLVAQGKHINIESTTSETENTPDFYQKSLTQQASVKVGNDNKKGSASFIATENITVKGANVDVNGNAVFSAGKALNFGTVETENKEHYVPNADNYYKLDQKQEVGSQLNVTGNLDAVGKSAVDMRGVSVTSNGTMNVLSDGNINIQEARYKEQLSSASKSKSRGLTSSTTEVYRHKHDYDVAEASNLDADKIYLHSSKGNVTIQGSNVAAGNGLTVKAKNIDIREAENRVYSDDYYSKKKSGILGGGIGVTFGSQKQTTESDQTKLYAKGSQVGSLNGNTTMIAENTYTQTASKVSAIKDGDVNILAKKVDIKAADDKYETNTKQTFEQKGVTLAITSPVISAIQAVQGVVQSTRQVGESKHGRVNAMAAANAGFDAYRAAQSVGQAANDVGKFMSNTGNVDSVIGAQITYGQQKNESRTHTEGKTAAKSQVNADGKVNIVATGAGKDSNINIEGSDISGKQGTTLMADNQVNIKAAEQNHQERSTNKSSGFNAGVAIKVSNGEAAGVTLGGNSGKGYGNGDETTYVASHVGDSQSKTVINAGGDVTLAGSQVKGKRVELDAKNLNIESLQDKFRYHGKQMNVSGSVTVGYGASVGGSFNKSKINADHASVNEQAGIYAGDEGYDINVNKHTDLKGALITSTQKAEADGKNHFSTGSITHSDIENHSNYSGRSFGVSGSVSANFETPFGKEGQAQSGKQAVDDDGNLIYRNDRGELTTEAKNAQGKDNAKQLATGWDSLETSTGFGIGRDKESQSSVTKSGINTANIEIRDQAEQLAKTGETVEQTLDSIKTDVTTDNAEQHSGKLENHFDKDKVMKELNIQVKVTQDFRKNAFSMIDDYVLPKQAELRKQIKEAKTEEEKTALYGAIYKLQYQKRLLETVVGIAAGSPDVAITQGTLQLAATKMREETLANSRLFKGIKDAKTGKILRNDSYDSGYFDGVKLGGVRIDVDAICNSNMGTCTYNDDNSITFKGNKDYTLDDAIDPQQNKKAGGLYGETGGFQPVQGEWNLHFKRIPYSIGSISDMAVESFAGTHDLLGGQAWGWYDKQGNTAEKNKLTGVASGVTTVIAIPVSAPFALSDVMSSDMFELLMKIGGK, from the coding sequence ATGAATAAACGTCATTATAAAGTGATTTTTAGCCGTGTATTAAACCAGCTTGTGGTGGTCTCTGAGTTGGCAAAATCTCAAGGTAAAGCGCAAAGTGAAAATGTGAGCTCAGAACAAGAAAAAACAGGATTGTTTTCAACCGCACTTTCACTTAATCCTATTCATTTTAGCTTAATGTTGGCATTAGGCTTTGTCTTCTTATCGCCTTCTGTTCATGCAGAAGATATGGCAATTCGTGCTGATAAATCTGCACCAGGTAATCAACAACCTACCGTACTTCAAACCGGCAATGGTTTACCGCAGGTAAATATTCAAACACCAAGTGCAGGTGGGGTATCACGTAACCAATATTCACAATTTGATGTGGCAGAAAAAGGCGCTGTGTTAAACAATGCCCGCAAAGCAGCCCAAACGCAAATGGCAGGATGGGTGCAAGGTAACCCGAATCTTGCTCGCGGTGAAGCGAAAGTCATTCTTAACGAGGTCAATTCAGCGAATCCAAGCCGTTTAAAAGGTTATGTAGAAGTCGCAGGCAAAAAAGCAGATGTGGTGATTGCCAACCCAAGCGGTATCCAATGTGATGGTTGTGGTGTGATTAATGCTGGACGTACCACGCTGACAACCGGTAAAGCTGATGTAGAAAATGGTGAGTTGAAAGGCTATCGCGTAAAAGGCGGTAAGGTGACTGTTGGCCAAAAAGGGATGGATAACAGCCAATCTGATTACACCGATATTATCGCTGAGAAAGCGGAAATCAATGGTGGTGTTTGGTCGAAGAAAGGCATTAAAGTTACCACTGGTAAAAACAACGTTGACCGCACCAATGATTCAGTTGTGTATGTGGGCGATAAAATCACCGATAAAACCGACCACACTTCCGATACCCAAGGCGAAAACCAAAGCTACAGTGTGGATGTGAGCCAATTAGGTGGGATGTATGCTGAAAAAATCCATTTAGTGGATAACGGCCAAGGTCTTGGTGTACGCAATGCGGGGCATATTGGTGCATCAGCGGGTGATGTGAAGATTGATAGTCAAGGACGTATTGTTAATGAAGGGGTAATTAGCGCAACTCACCAAGCTGATCTTAATGCAGAAAAGGTTATTGAAAATAAAGGTAAAGTTGAAACTAAACAGGGGAATGTTGCATTGCGCTCACAAACTCGAGTAGAGCAGCATGGTTCAATTGTTTCACATCAAGGGGGGAGCTTTGTTCAAGCTAAGGATAAAGTTACTCAAACCGGTGAAACTGTTGCTAAGGGCGATATTCAGTATCAGGCAAAAAATATTGAAGTAAAAAGTGGTGCTTTAGTTGCTGCTGGCGTTACGGTACAGGATACTACGCAAGGTGAGATTCGTTCTCTAGATACTCAACATGCACAAGGTGCAAATCTTACTCTTTCAGCTGAAAAGACCATTTCATCCAAAGCAAAACATCTAGCGAGTGGTGAGATTAATGTGAGAGCGGAAATGGTTGATTTATCTGATAGTCAATTAAGTGGAGATCGCATCGCTCTCCAATCTGCTCAATCAGCTTTAAATCTGAATAAAACAACGCTATATAGCGAAGGAAAAACAACATTAAGCAACCCAAATCTTATTTCAACTGAAAATGCACATTTGAATGCTGATCATTTTGTGGTGGATAGTGTTCAACTTAATAATCATCAGGGCAGTTGGATTCAACGTGGCGCCGAAGCTTTTGCATTAAATGTACAAAAGGGATTAGACAATACTGAAGGAAAAATTGTCGCAGAAGGTACGCTTTCTGTTCAAACGCCATTAATTCAAAATAATCAAGGTGTGATTTGGTCAAATCAAGGTGTGAAACTTAACACAAATGCAGGACATATAGAGTCTCAATCTGGTTATTTATTTGGAAAAAATAGTCTTGATATTAGTACTTCAACCTTGAATAACCAAAAAGGTGAAATGTTAGGTGGACAGGTTTTATTGGCTGCACAGCAAGTTAATAATGAGGAAGGGAAGTTAATTGTCGGAAATCGCGCAGATTTATCAGTTAATCAATTTAATAATCAGCGTGGTATTGTTTATAACCAAGGTGAACTATCATTAAAGACAGAAAATTTACACAACCAAGATGGCATTATTTCATCTGTTTCTCGTGCGACATTGCTTGCAAATGATTTAAATAACCTTAAAGGAGTGATTCAGGGAGAGTCTGATTTAACGATTCAAACCCAAAATTTGAATAATACACAAGGTGATATTTCAGCGAAAACAGCAGCGATTTCTTCTGCTGCAATAAATAATGCACAAGGTGTAATTTCATCTCAGGATTTAACATTATCTGGTACAAATTTAAATAACAAAGGTGGCATTGTTCAAAGTGTGAATGCAACATTAAATTTGACCAAGATGGATAACCAGTCTGAAGGTGATAAAGGCTCTTTGGTTAGTGCAACAAATCGTTTAGTGTTAAATGTTACAAATGTAAATAATAAAAATACAAAAGCTAAACAAGATACCCCTACTCAAGGTATTCAAACAACTAATTTAGTAATAAATGCAGAGCATATTGAAAACCAATCTGGTGGTATTTATGCAGGAAAATCAGCAAATATTACAGTTAATCAATCTCTTGATAACCAACAAGGTGAGATTTTATCGGCTGGTCGAGTTGATATTGTAAATCCAGATTTAACCTTGGTTGTAAATAATGCACTAGGAAAAATTGAATCGGTGATTGGCACAACATTACAAGCCAAAACATTAGCGGATGAAGGTTCGATTAGAACAAAAGGAGATTTGGGTATTGAGTTAAATGATAGCTTTACCCTAAATAAAGCCTTTGGTGTAGGCAATAATCTTACTTTTAAAACAAAAGGTGATTTTGTTAATAATTCCAACCTTGTGGTAGGTAATTCAGCATCAGTTGAAGGATCTACTATTCAAAATAATGCTAATGCAGAAATTTCCTCGATAAACACTCGCATTCAAGCCAATAAACTGGATAACTTTGGTTTAATAGATGGTGACACCACAGTGATTAAAGCCAATGATGTCAATAATATCGGTACTGCACGTATTTATGGTAGTCATCTTGCCATTCAAGCAAATAATTTAAATAATCTTGAGAACACTGACGGAACAGCAGCGACTATCGCTGCTCGCGAGAGACTTGATTTAGGTGTCAGTAATTTAGTAAACCGTAACCATTCACTTATTATGAGTTTAGGTAATATCTATATTGGTGGACAGTTAAATGACAATAATCAAGCAACTGGTTATGCAAATAGCATTGATAACGGTAGTGCAACCATTGAAGCTTTAGGAAGTGGTTGGATTAAAACAAATCGTCTGCTAAACCACGATTTACATTTAAGGTTAGGACATAAATATACTAAAAATCATTTTGTTACTTATTCCCCATTTGATAGTAGTGCGACTTATTATAGTAATGAAGGAGAAAAAGGTGAGGGTTATTTAGATCATGTTAATAATAGTCGTCATAATAGCAATCAATATTTTCGTTTCAATGATGGACGTAAAGCTGTGGCAGCTCGAAATTGGCTGAAACAAGATTACATTCGAACCACAGATACTAATACCATTGAACACCAAGATCCCAGTAAATTGCTTATCGGGCAATCTTTACATTTGGAAGGGGGGGAGTATACGAATAAACACTCTCGAATTGTGATTGGTGACACCTTATATTTAGCGGATAAGGCGATTAAGGAACCCGTCAGTACAGTAAGTCAAGGATTACTAAAACTGAGTAATATTGATGTTGATGGTGAAATTCATCGTCGAGATATCGGTTTGAAAAAAGATATTAAAAAAGAACATCGTCATCATGGTTCGAGAGGTAAAAAAGTTTGGGCTGTGTATGGAGGAGATGAACAAAAAATTGACCGCCTCTTACCTGTCGAACCGTTCAAATTTGGGCTGGAACTTTTAAAAATAGGTGAGCCGGTGGAGTCTACTGGCATAATTGTTGGGGATAAATCAGATTTCCAAGGCATTTCATTAGCGGAGAAAACACCTTTAAATACAGATTTAAATGTTCACCGCGTTAATCTAGAAGCAATCACGTCTGGAGTGATGAAAAATAAAGATAACCTTGATATCAAAACGCATTTACCAGATATTTCATTGCCACAGGCAAGCCTTTATAAAATCAACCCTGAGGTATCAGGACAGTTTTTGGTTGAAACAGATCCGCGTTTTACACAGAAATCTAAATGGCTCAGTTCTGATTATATGTTCAAACAGTTGCGCAATGATCCACAAAATATGCTTAAACGTTTGGGCGATGGTTTTTATGAACAACGTTTAGTAAACGAACAAATTAATCAGCTCACTGGTAGACGTTTTCTAGAAAATTACTCTTCCGATTATGACCAATATAAAGCCTTGATGGATAACGGGGCATACTACGCCAAAAAAATGAATTTAGTACCAGGCGTTGCTTTGACATCTTCTCAGATGAAAGAGTTAACTTCTGATATGGTTTGGATGGTAAAACGTGAAGTGACTTTAAAAGATGGTTCTAAGAAAGAAGTATTAGTGCCACAGGTTTACGTTGTTGGACGTAATACCGATATTGATAGTCGAGGTGCAGTGATTTCTGCCAATGATGTCATTATGAATATCAAAGGTGATGTACAAAATAGTGGCGTAATTTCTGGACGTAATCTAACAGGCTTAGCCGCAAATAATATTGAGAACTTAGGTGGTCGCTTACAGGGTCGAGAACTTTATTTGGTAGCTAAAAATATGCTTAATAATCTTGGTGGAGAGTTAAATGCAACAGATAATTTAGTTGCCCAAGGAAAGCATATTAATATTGAAAGTACCACGAGTGAAACAGAAAATACACCTGATTTTTACCAAAAATCACTAACACAACAAGCATCTGTAAAGGTTGGCAATGATAACAAAAAAGGCAGTGCTAGCTTTATTGCGACTGAAAATATTACTGTAAAAGGTGCAAATGTAGATGTGAACGGAAATGCGGTTTTCTCTGCAGGTAAAGCATTGAATTTTGGTACGGTAGAAACTGAAAATAAAGAGCATTACGTACCAAATGCAGATAATTACTATAAGCTTGATCAAAAACAAGAAGTTGGCAGTCAGTTAAATGTTACAGGAAATCTTGATGCTGTAGGTAAAAGTGCGGTTGACATGCGAGGTGTTTCTGTAACCAGTAATGGCACCATGAATGTACTTTCTGACGGTAATATCAATATTCAAGAAGCGCGTTATAAAGAGCAGTTGTCGAGTGCCTCCAAAAGTAAATCTAGAGGTTTAACAAGCTCAACGACAGAAGTTTATCGACATAAACACGATTATGACGTTGCGGAAGCCTCAAATTTAGATGCAGATAAGATTTATCTTCATTCAAGCAAAGGTAATGTCACTATTCAGGGCTCAAATGTAGCAGCTGGTAATGGTTTGACGGTGAAGGCTAAAAACATTGATATTCGCGAAGCTGAGAACCGAGTCTACTCTGATGATTATTACAGCAAGAAAAAATCAGGCATATTGGGAGGTGGTATTGGAGTAACCTTTGGTTCTCAAAAACAAACCACAGAAAGTGATCAGACTAAGCTTTATGCGAAAGGTAGCCAAGTAGGTAGCTTGAACGGTAATACTACGATGATTGCGGAAAACACTTATACTCAAACTGCGAGTAAGGTGAGTGCAATCAAAGACGGCGATGTGAATATTCTGGCGAAAAAAGTCGATATTAAAGCTGCAGATGACAAATATGAAACCAATACCAAACAAACCTTTGAACAAAAAGGTGTAACTCTTGCGATTACCTCCCCTGTTATTTCTGCTATTCAAGCAGTACAAGGCGTAGTGCAATCAACTAGACAAGTAGGTGAGAGTAAGCATGGTCGTGTGAATGCGATGGCAGCAGCTAATGCTGGTTTTGATGCTTATCGGGCAGCTCAATCAGTCGGACAAGCTGCAAATGATGTCGGAAAATTTATGAGTAACACAGGAAATGTAGATTCTGTGATTGGTGCACAAATCACTTATGGCCAACAAAAAAATGAATCTCGCACGCATACTGAAGGCAAAACCGCGGCCAAATCTCAAGTGAATGCAGACGGCAAAGTAAATATAGTGGCAACGGGTGCAGGAAAGGATTCCAACATTAATATTGAAGGTTCAGATATCTCAGGCAAACAAGGCACGACTTTGATGGCAGACAATCAAGTAAACATCAAAGCAGCAGAACAAAACCACCAAGAACGTAGTACCAATAAATCGAGTGGTTTTAATGCTGGGGTAGCCATTAAAGTGAGTAATGGTGAGGCTGCTGGGGTTACTTTAGGCGGTAATTCCGGAAAAGGCTATGGCAATGGTGATGAAACCACTTATGTTGCTAGCCATGTAGGTGATAGCCAAAGTAAAACCGTGATTAATGCAGGTGGTGATGTCACTCTTGCAGGCAGTCAAGTGAAGGGTAAACGTGTTGAATTGGATGCGAAAAACCTCAATATCGAGAGCTTGCAAGATAAATTTCGCTATCATGGTAAACAAATGAATGTAAGTGGTAGTGTGACAGTGGGGTATGGCGCATCCGTTGGAGGCAGTTTCAATAAATCAAAAATCAATGCTGATCATGCGAGTGTGAATGAACAGGCAGGAATTTATGCCGGAGATGAAGGCTATGATATTAATGTTAATAAGCATACCGATCTTAAAGGTGCATTGATTACCTCTACACAAAAGGCAGAAGCAGATGGTAAAAACCATTTTAGTACCGGCAGCATTACACATTCAGATATTGAAAATCACTCAAATTATAGTGGCCGCAGTTTTGGTGTAAGTGGCAGTGTGTCAGCTAACTTTGAAACACCATTTGGTAAAGAGGGTCAAGCACAAAGTGGTAAACAGGCGGTGGATGATGATGGCAATCTGATTTATAGAAACGACCGAGGAGAATTGACCACAGAAGCCAAAAATGCGCAGGGTAAAGACAACGCAAAACAACTTGCTACAGGTTGGGATTCTTTAGAAACCTCAACAGGATTTGGTATTGGGCGAGATAAAGAAAGTCAAAGTAGCGTGACAAAAAGTGGTATTAATACTGCGAATATTGAAATTAGAGACCAAGCGGAACAACTGGCGAAAACCGGTGAAACGGTTGAGCAAACGCTAGATAGCATTAAAACCGATGTAACTACGGATAATGCAGAGCAGCATTCCGGCAAGTTGGAAAATCATTTTGATAAAGATAAAGTGATGAAAGAGCTCAACATTCAAGTGAAAGTTACTCAAGATTTTCGTAAAAATGCCTTCTCAATGATTGATGACTATGTGCTTCCAAAACAGGCTGAATTGAGAAAACAAATCAAGGAAGCCAAAACGGAAGAGGAAAAGACCGCACTTTATGGAGCAATTTATAAATTGCAGTATCAAAAACGTTTGCTTGAAACAGTGGTTGGCATTGCCGCCGGCTCACCGGATGTTGCAATCACTCAAGGAACTTTGCAATTAGCCGCAACGAAGATGAGAGAGGAGACTTTGGCTAATTCAAGATTATTTAAAGGTATTAAAGATGCGAAGACGGGGAAAATTCTTCGTAATGATAGTTATGATAGCGGTTATTTTGATGGAGTAAAATTAGGTGGTGTAAGGATTGATGTTGATGCTATTTGCAATAGTAACATGGGGACTTGTACTTATAATGATGATAATTCAATCACATTTAAAGGTAATAAAGACTATACATTAGATGATGCTATTGATCCGCAACAAAATAAAAAAGCGGGTGGATTATATGGAGAAACCGGTGGTTTTCAACCTGTTCAAGGTGAGTGGAATCTACATTTTAAGAGAATTCCGTATAGCATCGGTTCTATCTCGGATATGGCGGTAGAATCCTTTGCTGGTACTCACGACCTGTTAGGAGGCCAAGCATGGGGCTGGTATGATAAACAAGGAAATACTGCAGAAAAAAATAAACTTACTGGTGTAGCATCAGGTGTAACAACTGTTATTGCAATACCGGTATCCGCACCATTTGCTTTATCCGATGTAATGTCATCAGATATGTTTGAACTTTTGATGAAAATAGGAGGTAAATAA